In Anaerostipes hadrus ATCC 29173 = JCM 17467, a single genomic region encodes these proteins:
- the aroA gene encoding 3-phosphoshikimate 1-carboxyvinyltransferase: MKLTKSAGLRGELSIPGDKSISHRAVMFGSLAKGTTHISNFLSGADCLSTIDCFRKMGVLIEQNGTNVTVHGNGLHGLKAPSETLDVGNSGTTTRLISGILAGQDFETVLSGDASLNKRPMGRIIKPLEQMGAKITSVNGNGCAPLKIEGTKLNATHYDSPVASAQVKSCVLLAGLYADGKTSVTEPALSRNHTELMLRSFGVKVESHDTTATITPPEEMIATDIVVPGDISSATFFIVAGLITPNSCIRLKNVGINPTRDGILRVCKDMGADVTLENVIDNGGEPTADIVVKTSKLKGTVIGGEVIPTLIDEIPVIALLAAFAEGETVIKDAAELKVKESDRIALTVDNLVKMGVDATATDDGMIIKGGNPLHGASINCKYDHRIAMTFSIAGINAEGETVIEDSECVDVSYPTFYEQLNSLQ, encoded by the coding sequence ATGAAATTAACAAAAAGTGCGGGACTTAGAGGAGAATTATCAATTCCAGGAGACAAATCGATCAGTCATAGAGCAGTTATGTTTGGATCTTTAGCAAAAGGAACAACACATATCAGCAATTTTTTATCAGGAGCAGACTGTCTGTCAACGATCGATTGTTTTCGTAAGATGGGTGTTTTGATCGAACAGAATGGAACGAACGTCACTGTTCATGGAAATGGACTTCATGGCTTAAAGGCACCAAGTGAGACATTAGATGTAGGAAATAGCGGAACAACAACAAGATTGATCTCAGGAATCCTGGCAGGTCAGGATTTTGAAACTGTATTATCTGGAGATGCATCTTTAAATAAACGTCCAATGGGAAGGATCATCAAACCATTAGAACAGATGGGTGCAAAGATCACAAGTGTGAATGGAAATGGATGTGCACCATTGAAGATTGAAGGAACAAAATTAAATGCAACACATTATGATTCTCCAGTTGCATCTGCACAGGTAAAATCCTGTGTGTTATTAGCAGGATTATATGCAGATGGCAAGACAAGTGTGACAGAACCAGCATTATCAAGAAATCATACAGAATTAATGCTTCGTTCTTTTGGAGTGAAAGTAGAATCACATGATACAACAGCGACGATCACACCTCCAGAAGAGATGATCGCAACAGATATCGTGGTTCCAGGAGATATTTCTTCAGCAACTTTCTTTATCGTGGCAGGACTGATCACACCAAATTCATGTATCCGTTTAAAAAATGTTGGAATCAATCCAACAAGAGATGGAATCCTGCGTGTATGTAAAGATATGGGAGCTGATGTTACATTAGAAAATGTGATCGATAATGGGGGAGAGCCAACAGCAGATATCGTTGTAAAGACAAGCAAATTAAAAGGAACGGTGATTGGTGGAGAAGTCATTCCAACATTGATCGATGAGATTCCAGTTATTGCACTGTTAGCAGCATTTGCAGAAGGTGAGACAGTGATCAAAGACGCGGCAGAGTTGAAGGTAAAAGAGTCTGATCGAATTGCATTAACGGTTGATAATCTTGTGAAAATGGGTGTTGATGCAACAGCGACAGACGATGGAATGATCATCAAAGGCGGTAATCCATTACATGGAGCAAGCATCAATTGTAAATACGACCATCGAATCGCTATGACATTTTCGATTGCAGGAATCAATGCAGAAGGAGAAACTGTGATCGAAGATTCAGAATGTGTAGATGTGTCTTATCCAACATTTTATGAACAGTTAAATTCATTGCAATAA
- a CDS encoding HAD family hydrolase, giving the protein MEKKYFFFDIDGTLTDRSTGKIVPSAREALDRLEANGHFVAIATGRAHYKARKFTEANGFKNMVCCGGNGCVINNELVENIPLDKEGCLQIIHQSEELGYGWCVALDDTKDVYMTDDKFLRQVGKRKEPTRYIIDDMLDIDSVDAIYKIYVAIPKEEEEKLTKKELIGHLRFEPEYLMFQPDNKRGGIVKMMEYLGADIKNVVVFGDDYNDMDMFCKDWFSIAMGNGCQDLKDMASYVTDTNVNDGIKKACEHFEWI; this is encoded by the coding sequence ATGGAAAAGAAATATTTCTTTTTTGATATTGACGGAACATTGACAGATAGATCGACAGGGAAGATCGTGCCAAGTGCCAGAGAGGCGTTGGATCGTTTAGAAGCAAATGGACATTTTGTTGCGATTGCAACTGGAAGAGCACATTACAAAGCACGTAAATTCACAGAAGCCAATGGGTTTAAAAATATGGTCTGTTGTGGAGGCAATGGCTGTGTGATCAACAATGAATTAGTGGAAAATATTCCTTTGGATAAAGAAGGGTGTTTACAGATCATTCATCAGTCAGAAGAATTAGGGTATGGATGGTGTGTAGCTCTTGATGATACGAAAGATGTCTATATGACAGACGATAAATTTCTAAGACAGGTTGGAAAGAGAAAAGAACCAACCAGATATATCATCGATGATATGTTAGATATTGACAGTGTTGACGCGATTTACAAGATTTATGTAGCTATTCCAAAAGAGGAAGAAGAGAAACTTACAAAGAAAGAGTTGATCGGGCATTTGAGATTTGAACCAGAATATTTAATGTTCCAGCCAGATAATAAACGTGGTGGTATTGTGAAGATGATGGAATATCTTGGCGCAGATATTAAAAATGTGGTTGTATTCGGGGACGATTACAATGATATGGATATGTTCTGTAAAGACTGGTTTTCCATTGCTATGGGAAATGGATGCCAGGATTTAAAAGATATGGCAAGTTATGTGACCGATACAAATGTCAATGACGGTATTAAGAAAGCATGTGAACATTTTGAATGGATTTAA